In the Magnetococcales bacterium genome, one interval contains:
- a CDS encoding HAD-IIIA family hydrolase, which yields MKGSSRVLLLDRDGVLNHDRPDYIQTVAQLRLISGVGEAMRRLREAGVATLVVTNQACVGKGLVTPATLEAIHARLAAEIAEAGGEITQFYLCAHRNEDRCACRKPAPGLILRAQQEWGFDPSQTWMVGDAERDIQAAEAAGCRAALVRTGKGEITVLRRPDVPAFADLPAFVENFLQNG from the coding sequence ATGAAAGGGAGTTCGCGCGTTCTTCTCCTGGATCGGGATGGTGTCCTCAACCATGACCGTCCTGATTATATTCAGACTGTTGCCCAGTTGCGGCTCATCTCTGGCGTTGGCGAGGCCATGCGTCGTTTGCGTGAGGCGGGCGTTGCCACTTTGGTGGTGACCAACCAGGCCTGTGTCGGCAAGGGGTTGGTGACGCCGGCGACCCTGGAGGCGATCCATGCCCGCCTGGCAGCGGAAATTGCCGAAGCCGGTGGAGAGATTACACAATTCTACCTTTGCGCCCATCGCAACGAGGATCGGTGTGCTTGTCGCAAGCCGGCGCCTGGCCTCATTCTGCGGGCGCAACAGGAGTGGGGGTTCGATCCTTCTCAAACCTGGATGGTCGGTGATGCGGAACGGGACATCCAGGCAGCGGAAGCCGCCGGTTGTCGTGCGGCCCTGGTGCGTACCGGCAAAGGGGAGATCACTGTTTTGCGGCGTCCCGACGTGCCTGCCTTTGCCGATCTGCCGGCCTTTGTCGAAAATTTTCTACAAAATGGGTAA
- a CDS encoding D-sedoheptulose 7-phosphate isomerase yields MIQGLRGLLPQLTRAAGEMTRAVRGGGKILWMGNGGSAADSQHLAAELVGRFSRERRALASVALTTDTSILTALGNDYGFDTIFARQVEALYRPGDVVIGISTSGNSPNILAGVATARSLGAFTIGFSGHEGGRLRDAVDLCLTVPARVTARIQEGHILLGHLLCDWVEASVME; encoded by the coding sequence ATGATTCAGGGGTTGCGCGGTTTGCTGCCCCAACTGACCCGGGCGGCTGGGGAGATGACCCGGGCGGTGCGGGGGGGTGGCAAAATTCTTTGGATGGGTAATGGGGGCAGTGCCGCCGACAGTCAGCACCTGGCCGCCGAGCTTGTGGGGCGTTTCAGCCGCGAGCGGCGCGCCCTGGCGTCTGTTGCGCTGACCACGGACACCTCGATCCTGACCGCTTTGGGGAATGATTATGGCTTTGACACCATATTTGCCCGGCAGGTGGAGGCGTTGTATCGTCCGGGTGATGTGGTGATCGGCATCTCCACCTCCGGCAACAGCCCCAACATTTTAGCGGGTGTGGCGACCGCCCGGAGTCTGGGTGCGTTCACCATCGGATTTTCCGGTCATGAGGGAGGGCGGTTGCGGGATGCGGTCGATCTATGCCTGACCGTGCCGGCCCGCGTCACGGCGCGCATCCAGGAGGGACATATTTTGCTGGGGCATCTTCTGTGCGACTGGGTGGAAGCCTCGGTCATGGAGTGA
- a CDS encoding DUF3108 domain-containing protein, whose amino-acid sequence MSVTTRWPHRIVRFQVFAMMILLGWPPAFSWAEPATGGAVSGERLEFNVHWEGVPAGRASLTYETTGDPAQYTIKADLASIGPVDWIYGIRDILTAQGTHQEMGLLTVNYTKVQSKGNKQRHAEYTFQRAGNQVTLQRNDDPPKVIDNVANLSNDPLTAFYQLRRMPNLKNVTEKIQVPVVDSDRWYMAEVTTSPTDKLFTPLGWFQAFPLHPLVQSSELFRQQGNLTVWVTDDARHMPLRVETKVRIGAVTADLIGYVDGRGETRSLHNP is encoded by the coding sequence ATGTCCGTGACCACACGATGGCCACATAGAATCGTGCGCTTTCAAGTATTTGCCATGATGATCCTGCTCGGATGGCCGCCGGCGTTTTCCTGGGCGGAACCTGCCACTGGCGGCGCCGTGTCAGGCGAGCGCCTGGAGTTCAACGTGCATTGGGAGGGCGTTCCGGCTGGACGCGCCTCCCTGACCTATGAAACGACCGGCGATCCTGCCCAATACACCATCAAGGCCGATCTGGCTTCCATCGGGCCGGTGGATTGGATCTACGGTATTCGCGACATCCTGACCGCCCAGGGGACGCACCAGGAGATGGGCCTGCTCACGGTCAACTACACCAAAGTGCAGAGTAAAGGAAACAAGCAACGCCACGCCGAATACACCTTCCAGCGCGCCGGCAATCAGGTCACTTTGCAACGCAACGACGACCCGCCCAAAGTGATCGACAACGTTGCCAACCTGAGCAACGATCCCCTGACCGCCTTCTATCAGTTGCGCCGCATGCCCAACCTGAAAAATGTCACCGAGAAAATTCAGGTACCCGTCGTCGACAGTGACCGCTGGTACATGGCAGAAGTGACAACCTCTCCAACCGACAAGCTCTTTACCCCGCTGGGATGGTTTCAGGCCTTTCCGCTCCACCCCCTTGTGCAAAGCTCGGAGTTGTTCCGCCAACAGGGTAATCTGACGGTCTGGGTGACCGACGACGCACGCCACATGCCCTTGCGGGTCGAAACGAAAGTCCGGATCGGCGCAGTCACGGCAGACCTGATCGGTTACGTGGATGGCCGGGGCGAGACCCGTTCCCTCCACAACCCTTGA
- the rfaD gene encoding ADP-glyceromanno-heptose 6-epimerase, producing the protein MYIVTGGAGFIGANIVEGLNLRGESDILVVDNLEKSAKFHNLVDLEFADFLDKRDFRDQIEKGRFDHARIRGIFHQGACSDTMEYDGRYMMDNNFAYSKLLFHFAVEREIPFVYASSAATYGNGTRFTEERSSEDPLNIYGYSKLLFDRYVERRLADVESTVAGLRYFNVYGPREEHKGRMASMVYQSYRQLRDDHVTWLFQGTGGYGDGEQRRDFIYVRDVVDVNLFLADGVPVQGTFNVGTGQSSSFNEIVHTLIDIMGQGELKYKPMPDGLREKYQNFTEADITRLRRAGYDKPFTSLREGLREYVARLREE; encoded by the coding sequence ATGTATATCGTGACCGGCGGGGCCGGCTTCATTGGGGCCAACATCGTCGAAGGATTGAATCTGCGCGGCGAGAGCGACATCCTGGTGGTGGATAACCTGGAAAAGAGCGCCAAGTTTCACAATCTGGTCGACCTGGAATTTGCCGATTTTCTCGACAAGCGTGATTTTCGTGACCAGATCGAAAAGGGACGTTTCGATCATGCCCGTATCCGGGGCATTTTCCATCAGGGGGCCTGCTCCGACACGATGGAGTATGATGGCCGCTACATGATGGACAACAATTTTGCCTATTCCAAACTTCTTTTCCACTTTGCCGTGGAGCGGGAGATACCCTTTGTCTACGCCTCCAGCGCCGCCACCTACGGCAACGGCACGCGCTTTACCGAGGAGCGCTCCAGCGAGGATCCCCTGAACATTTACGGGTATTCCAAGTTGTTGTTTGATCGCTACGTGGAACGGCGTCTGGCCGATGTGGAGAGTACGGTTGCCGGGTTGCGTTATTTCAACGTCTATGGTCCGCGGGAGGAGCACAAGGGGCGCATGGCCTCCATGGTTTACCAGAGTTATCGGCAGCTTCGGGATGATCACGTCACTTGGCTGTTCCAGGGTACCGGAGGTTATGGGGACGGTGAACAGCGGCGCGATTTCATCTACGTGCGCGATGTCGTCGATGTCAATCTGTTTTTGGCCGATGGGGTTCCCGTGCAGGGCACTTTCAATGTCGGGACCGGACAAAGCAGCAGTTTCAACGAGATCGTCCACACCCTGATCGACATCATGGGTCAGGGGGAGCTCAAATACAAACCCATGCCTGATGGTCTGCGGGAAAAGTACCAAAACTTTACCGAAGCCGACATCACCCGTTTGCGGCGGGCGGGTTACGACAAGCCCTTCACCTCGCTCCGGGAGGGATTGCGCGAATATGTGGCCCGTTTACGGGAAGAGTGA
- a CDS encoding response regulator: MTRKTEEALTRQNARYQTLLRTASDGIFVLDATGNLVEFSDAFSRMLGYSHEETARLNVKDWYAHIPQTQLTEMLQTLIQKPSTFETRYRRKNGSVFDVEISAKGVEWDGKHYLYASARDITKRKRTEKLLTQSEERFRTILDYTFDWEYWIDPEGRIIFTSPSCAPITGYTPDQFMNDPGLLTRIVHPDDRNMFLEHQEPRMELAERSLDFRIVRLDGTLRWIAHGCRPVHGSDGEFLGNRASNRDITDRKNMEVELLQAKTDAEAANQAKSDFLANMSHEIRTPMNAILGMADLLWESPLQPEQRRFVQVFRSAGENLLGIINDILDLSKIEAGRLNLEHIPFNLADEIKVVCDIMAQRASAKGLQLTHHIAPEVPEWLEGDPTRLRQIFLNLLSNAVKFTQRGTVRFACARSSATLPRSEPVLVSFCVEDTGIGIPEERLPAIFENFVQVDPTITRRFGGTGLGLAIVKRLVDGMGGDIRVESRSGGGTTFHIHIPFALTQPTAAGPLPDLSGKRILVVDDTPANCLVFREYLEMMGAAVHEACDGHTALNMMKWALAQQNPYSLMMLDVRMPDMDGFQLLECWQATGHSGLPILMVTSAHQDSHLQRFQEMGVRHRLIKPVRQAGLVRVIKQVFPATNTPVEFAGSPGTTPHDVRQPYRILLVDDSDDNRLLVETYLKNDAYMLRTAPNGLAALDTMGKHPFDLVLMDVQMPIMDGHAATRAWRRKEEQDGLPRLPIIALTAYALQEDITQSLEAGCDAHMAKPIKKKTLLEMIQRHARPQQTFSILPKKT, translated from the coding sequence ATGACCCGCAAAACGGAAGAGGCGCTGACTCGCCAGAATGCCCGTTACCAGACGTTGTTACGGACCGCCAGCGATGGCATTTTCGTTCTGGACGCAACAGGCAACCTGGTGGAGTTCAGCGATGCGTTTTCTCGGATGCTCGGCTACTCCCATGAGGAAACCGCCCGGCTCAACGTCAAGGATTGGTATGCCCATATTCCGCAAACACAACTGACCGAGATGCTCCAAACGCTGATCCAGAAGCCATCCACCTTCGAAACACGATATCGCCGCAAGAATGGATCGGTTTTCGATGTGGAGATCAGTGCCAAGGGAGTCGAATGGGATGGAAAACATTACCTTTACGCTTCGGCCCGCGATATCACCAAGCGCAAGCGCACTGAAAAGTTGTTGACGCAAAGCGAGGAACGTTTCCGCACCATCCTGGATTACACGTTCGATTGGGAATACTGGATCGATCCGGAAGGCCGAATAATCTTCACCTCGCCATCGTGCGCACCCATCACGGGATATACCCCCGACCAATTCATGAATGACCCCGGGTTGTTGACGCGGATCGTTCATCCTGATGATCGGAACATGTTTCTGGAGCACCAGGAGCCCCGGATGGAGTTGGCGGAGCGAAGCCTGGATTTTCGTATCGTCCGTCTGGATGGCACACTCCGCTGGATTGCCCATGGCTGCCGTCCAGTCCATGGGAGCGATGGAGAGTTTCTCGGCAACCGGGCCAGCAACCGGGACATAACCGATAGAAAAAACATGGAGGTGGAACTCCTCCAGGCCAAAACAGACGCCGAGGCTGCCAACCAGGCAAAGAGCGACTTCCTGGCCAACATGAGCCACGAGATCCGCACCCCCATGAACGCCATACTGGGCATGGCAGATCTGCTATGGGAGAGCCCACTGCAACCCGAACAACGACGGTTCGTCCAGGTGTTCCGTTCCGCTGGCGAAAATCTGCTGGGAATCATCAATGACATTCTGGACCTCTCCAAGATCGAGGCCGGGCGTCTGAACCTGGAGCACATTCCGTTCAATCTTGCCGATGAAATCAAGGTGGTGTGCGACATCATGGCACAACGGGCCTCGGCCAAGGGGTTGCAGTTGACCCACCACATCGCGCCGGAGGTGCCTGAATGGCTCGAAGGAGACCCCACCCGGTTGCGGCAGATTTTCCTCAATCTCCTGAGCAACGCCGTAAAGTTTACCCAACGGGGAACGGTACGCTTTGCCTGCGCAAGGAGTTCGGCCACCTTGCCAAGGTCCGAACCGGTGCTGGTCTCCTTCTGTGTGGAGGATACAGGGATCGGCATCCCCGAGGAGCGCCTGCCTGCGATTTTTGAAAATTTCGTCCAGGTGGACCCCACCATCACCCGCCGCTTTGGTGGTACCGGTCTGGGGCTGGCTATCGTCAAACGACTCGTGGATGGCATGGGGGGAGATATCCGTGTCGAGAGCCGATCCGGTGGCGGTACGACATTCCATATCCATATTCCCTTTGCCCTCACCCAGCCGACCGCCGCCGGGCCACTCCCCGATCTGAGCGGAAAACGGATCCTGGTGGTGGATGATACGCCAGCCAACTGCCTGGTGTTCCGGGAATATCTGGAAATGATGGGCGCGGCAGTCCATGAAGCCTGCGATGGTCACACCGCTTTGAACATGATGAAATGGGCACTGGCGCAGCAAAATCCCTACAGTCTGATGATGCTGGATGTACGCATGCCAGACATGGATGGTTTCCAATTGCTCGAATGTTGGCAAGCCACTGGGCATTCCGGTCTGCCCATCCTGATGGTCACATCCGCGCACCAGGATAGCCATCTACAGCGTTTCCAAGAAATGGGTGTGCGGCATCGCCTGATCAAGCCGGTCCGGCAGGCCGGCCTGGTGCGCGTCATCAAGCAGGTCTTTCCGGCAACCAACACTCCGGTCGAATTTGCCGGTTCCCCTGGCACAACTCCACATGATGTCAGACAACCGTATCGTATTCTTCTGGTGGATGACTCCGATGACAATCGGTTGTTGGTCGAAACCTACTTGAAAAACGATGCCTATATGCTGCGGACAGCCCCAAATGGCTTGGCCGCCCTGGATACGATGGGCAAACATCCCTTTGATCTGGTTCTCATGGATGTGCAGATGCCCATCATGGATGGCCATGCCGCCACCCGCGCCTGGCGGCGCAAGGAGGAACAAGATGGATTGCCAAGGCTGCCCATCATTGCCCTGACCGCCTATGCCCTACAGGAAGACATTACCCAAAGCCTGGAAGCCGGGTGCGACGCCCACATGGCCAAACCCATCAAGAAAAAAACCTTGCTGGAGATGATCCAGCGCCACGCCAGACCACAGCAAACATTCAGCATCCTTCCAAAAAAAACTTGA
- the hldE gene encoding bifunctional D-glycero-beta-D-manno-heptose-7-phosphate kinase/D-glycero-beta-D-manno-heptose 1-phosphate adenylyltransferase HldE → MFQNRDQILQVLSTGFDRHAVLVIGDLMLDRYLWGQVQRISPEAPVPVVRLVRESEGAGGAANVAMNLARLGLRPRMAGLVGRDKNGQHVRQTLEQAGVDARLVLEVAGWPTITKTRVVGGHQQMLRLDREEPLDLSDAMQTELLTAIQRQLEDSDPPVVVILSDYAKGLLSAAFCRAVIAMARGRGIPVLADPKGVVYDKYQGVTALSPNRSELGAAVGMETHELGPLLAAGERLRRRLDVAFLAVTLSENGIALLEADALPRHLPATAREVFDVSGAGDTVIATLAAGLAVGLSRLDALHLANLAAGIVVGKVGTTPINREELQALVTGGADREQAEKLLSLDEIVALACTWRAHGERIVFTNGCFDLLHAGHVTYLEQARRLGQRLIVGLNTDRSVRALKGPQRPLIREQDRARVLAALAAVDAVVLFDADTPLHLIQAIQPDILAKGADYTEERVVGAREVQAWGGQVALVPLVEGISTSRIVAGIRTGPDRSTASGG, encoded by the coding sequence TTGTTCCAAAACCGCGACCAGATTTTGCAGGTGTTGAGCACGGGTTTTGACCGGCATGCCGTCCTTGTGATCGGGGATTTGATGCTGGACCGCTACCTTTGGGGGCAGGTGCAGCGGATCTCCCCCGAGGCGCCGGTACCGGTGGTGCGCTTGGTTCGGGAGAGCGAGGGCGCCGGTGGAGCGGCGAATGTGGCCATGAATCTCGCCCGCCTGGGCCTGCGTCCCCGCATGGCTGGGTTGGTGGGGCGAGACAAGAATGGCCAGCATGTGCGGCAGACCCTGGAGCAGGCCGGGGTTGATGCGCGTCTGGTTCTGGAGGTGGCCGGGTGGCCCACCATCACCAAAACGCGGGTGGTGGGTGGACACCAGCAGATGCTGCGTCTGGACCGGGAAGAACCCCTCGATCTGTCCGATGCCATGCAGACGGAGCTGCTGACCGCCATACAGCGACAACTGGAGGACAGCGACCCGCCGGTGGTGGTCATTCTTTCCGACTATGCCAAAGGTCTGCTCTCCGCTGCGTTTTGTCGTGCGGTCATCGCCATGGCCCGGGGGAGAGGGATTCCCGTCCTGGCCGATCCGAAGGGGGTGGTGTACGACAAATATCAGGGTGTCACGGCCCTCTCGCCCAACCGGTCGGAGTTGGGGGCCGCTGTTGGCATGGAGACCCATGAGCTGGGACCGCTTCTGGCGGCGGGGGAGCGGTTGCGCCGCCGTCTGGATGTGGCGTTTTTGGCCGTCACGTTGAGCGAAAATGGCATTGCCCTGCTGGAGGCGGATGCCCTGCCCCGGCACCTTCCTGCCACGGCGCGGGAGGTGTTTGACGTTTCCGGCGCCGGGGATACGGTCATCGCCACCCTGGCGGCAGGTCTGGCGGTGGGTCTTTCCCGTCTGGATGCGTTGCACCTGGCCAATCTGGCGGCGGGCATCGTGGTGGGCAAGGTGGGCACCACCCCCATCAATCGTGAGGAGTTGCAGGCCTTGGTGACCGGGGGCGCCGACAGGGAGCAGGCGGAAAAGCTCCTCTCCCTGGATGAGATCGTGGCCTTGGCCTGTACCTGGCGTGCGCACGGGGAGCGGATTGTTTTCACCAATGGTTGTTTCGATCTGCTCCATGCCGGTCATGTCACCTATCTGGAACAGGCGCGCCGCCTGGGGCAACGCTTGATCGTCGGCCTCAACACGGATCGATCCGTCCGCGCCTTGAAAGGGCCCCAACGCCCCTTGATTCGTGAGCAGGACCGGGCGCGGGTTTTGGCTGCGCTGGCCGCTGTCGATGCGGTGGTGCTGTTCGATGCCGACACCCCTTTGCACCTGATTCAGGCCATACAGCCGGACATATTGGCCAAAGGGGCTGATTACACCGAAGAGCGTGTCGTCGGCGCCAGGGAGGTGCAGGCCTGGGGGGGGCAGGTGGCCCTGGTTCCCCTCGTGGAGGGGATCAGTACCAGCCGCATCGTGGCCGGGATTCGGACCGGCCCGGACCGTTCCACTGCATCGGGAGGATAG
- the kdsB gene encoding 3-deoxy-manno-octulosonate cytidylyltransferase, with protein MKITAIIPARYASTRLPGKPLAVMAGKPMIQHVYERTALARVDRVLVATDDERIRAAVLAFGGDVVMTSPSHPSGTDRIAEAARGMQVDVIVNVQGDEPLLHPHMLDQLLEPMRQDPTIPMGTLAHPLADATDLLSPDVVKVVCNRQGFALYFSRAPIPLAREPHDGTIGALRHIGLYAYRADFLQQFARLQPTPLEKMEKLEQLRALEHGHAIRVAVTDHAATGVDTPADLDKVRKLLESVP; from the coding sequence ATCAAGATTACGGCCATCATACCGGCCCGCTATGCCTCCACACGACTCCCTGGCAAGCCTCTGGCCGTTATGGCCGGCAAGCCCATGATCCAACATGTCTACGAGCGCACCGCCCTGGCCCGCGTGGATCGTGTCCTGGTCGCCACCGACGATGAGCGAATCCGTGCCGCCGTCCTGGCCTTTGGTGGCGATGTAGTGATGACCTCCCCCTCCCACCCATCGGGAACCGACCGGATCGCCGAAGCCGCACGGGGCATGCAGGTCGACGTGATCGTCAACGTCCAGGGAGATGAACCTCTCCTGCATCCCCACATGCTCGATCAACTCCTGGAACCCATGCGCCAAGACCCCACCATCCCCATGGGAACCCTGGCCCACCCCCTCGCAGATGCCACAGACCTCCTCTCCCCGGATGTGGTCAAGGTGGTGTGCAACCGGCAGGGCTTTGCCCTCTACTTCTCCCGGGCGCCCATCCCCCTGGCCAGGGAACCACATGATGGCACAATAGGGGCGTTGCGCCACATCGGCCTGTATGCCTACCGGGCCGACTTTTTACAGCAGTTCGCCCGGCTGCAACCCACCCCCCTGGAAAAGATGGAAAAGCTTGAACAACTCCGCGCCCTCGAACACGGCCACGCCATACGTGTTGCCGTGACCGACCATGCGGCCACGGGGGTGGATACCCCGGCGGATCTCGATAAGGTCAGAAAGCTGCTGGAATCCGTTCCATAA